One window of uncultured Trichococcus sp. genomic DNA carries:
- a CDS encoding aromatic acid exporter family protein, translated as MFHLDKEKFRVGMRTIKSGVAVGFCVLLFKLLDRGSPMLAGLAAVFALREDCKQSLHHGIRRVGGNAVAGILGVTLIAVKDFLGLDFSVDFFGTIIAIIILIMVCNILDMSSAIVGATATFLVVFYNIDNNEKTVYAIQRVLDTVIGASIAIGVNYLLPGAPQAPSEN; from the coding sequence ATGTTTCATTTGGATAAGGAGAAATTCCGCGTAGGCATGCGTACGATCAAATCAGGCGTTGCTGTCGGGTTTTGTGTGCTGCTGTTCAAATTATTGGACCGAGGTTCTCCTATGTTGGCCGGTTTGGCGGCAGTCTTTGCTTTGCGTGAAGATTGTAAGCAGTCACTCCACCATGGCATCCGCCGTGTCGGAGGCAATGCTGTCGCCGGCATTTTGGGAGTCACCTTGATTGCTGTAAAAGATTTTCTGGGACTGGATTTTTCTGTGGATTTCTTCGGTACGATCATCGCCATCATCATCCTGATCATGGTCTGCAACATCCTGGACATGTCCTCGGCTATCGTGGGAGCTACTGCTACCTTTCTAGTTGTTTTCTATAATATAGATAATAACGAAAAGACCGTTTATGCCATCCAAAGGGTGTTGGATACTGTAATCGGCGCGTCCATCGCCATCGGGGTCAACTACCTGCTGCCTGGAGCGCCTCAAGCACCATCCGAAAACTGA
- a CDS encoding ABC transporter substrate-binding protein produces MKKKFLMGLASVFVLAACGNGATEESDTIKLGGNFELSGGASAYGTLMDEGIKMAVAEQNAADGLLGKEIEYISYDNKSEPSESTSVATRLATEDNVVAILGPATTGAANAQSPAVTRAAVPAILPAATGDSVTMDGDSVLEYVFRVCFQDSFQGKALAEFAQTNLQATKAVILVDNSTDYAIGLADAFKETFEGEIVAEENFTAGDTDFKAILTNIARLDYDVIFLPGYYEEGGLIIKQAREMGIAQPILGPDGFANSTLIELAGAENVDNVFYASHFTPNSEDPKVQDFLAAFEAEYGKPADSFAALAYDAAQLVFDAISAADSTDPQAITDALAATEGFEGVTGTFSFDENHNPIKSAFVIELQDGVEVGNSVVEPAE; encoded by the coding sequence ATGAAAAAGAAATTTTTGATGGGCTTGGCATCTGTATTTGTACTTGCAGCATGCGGCAATGGCGCGACAGAAGAGAGCGATACAATCAAATTGGGTGGTAACTTCGAATTATCAGGCGGTGCGAGCGCATACGGCACGCTGATGGACGAAGGGATCAAAATGGCTGTTGCAGAGCAGAATGCTGCAGATGGCTTATTGGGCAAAGAGATTGAATACATATCTTACGATAATAAATCCGAGCCTTCAGAATCCACATCGGTTGCGACTCGTTTAGCTACAGAAGATAATGTTGTCGCAATCCTGGGACCTGCTACAACCGGTGCGGCAAACGCACAATCACCAGCAGTCACAAGAGCTGCAGTACCGGCGATCCTTCCGGCTGCTACAGGCGACAGCGTAACAATGGATGGCGATTCTGTGTTGGAATACGTGTTCCGCGTATGTTTCCAAGATTCTTTCCAAGGTAAAGCCTTGGCTGAATTCGCCCAAACAAATCTGCAAGCTACAAAAGCTGTCATCTTAGTGGATAACTCGACTGATTACGCAATCGGTTTGGCAGATGCGTTCAAAGAAACATTTGAAGGGGAAATCGTAGCGGAAGAAAACTTCACAGCCGGCGATACAGACTTCAAAGCAATCCTTACCAACATTGCACGTTTGGACTATGATGTCATCTTCTTGCCTGGATACTATGAAGAAGGCGGACTGATCATCAAGCAAGCCCGCGAAATGGGTATCGCTCAACCGATCCTAGGACCGGATGGCTTCGCTAACTCAACACTGATTGAATTGGCCGGTGCCGAAAATGTGGATAATGTATTCTACGCTAGCCACTTCACTCCGAACAGTGAAGACCCTAAAGTACAAGACTTCTTGGCTGCTTTTGAAGCAGAATACGGCAAACCTGCAGATTCATTCGCAGCTTTGGCTTACGATGCTGCGCAATTAGTATTCGATGCAATCTCGGCTGCTGACAGCACAGATCCTCAAGCAATCACAGATGCTTTAGCGGCAACTGAAGGTTTCGAAGGCGTGACAGGAACATTCTCATTCGATGAGAACCATAACCCTATCAAATCCGCTTTCGTTATTGAATTACAAGATGGTGTAGAAGTCGGCAACTCTGTAGTGGAACCAGCTGAATAA
- a CDS encoding branched-chain amino acid ABC transporter permease has translation MENLVQQLINGISLGSIYALIALGYTMVYGVIKLINFAHGDIYMVGAYLGYALIQNVGLGLFPSILISMIFCAILGVVIEKVAYKPLRGATRVATLITAIGVSYLLQNVMIYLMGPQVKAFPTALVVRNWTFGGVTINSQQILIFLTTVILMIALQVIVKYTKMGKAMRAVSTDPEAAQLMGINVDNVISFTFVLGSSLAGAAGVLVGIYYNSISPLMGVTPGLKAFVAAVFGGIGIIPGAMVGGYVIGIIETLVSAYGGSMFKDAVVYLILIIILIVKPSGIFGKNTKEKV, from the coding sequence ATGGAAAATTTAGTTCAACAACTGATAAACGGTATATCGTTGGGAAGTATCTACGCCTTGATTGCGCTAGGGTACACCATGGTATACGGTGTCATCAAATTGATTAACTTTGCCCACGGGGACATTTATATGGTGGGTGCGTACCTTGGATATGCTTTGATCCAAAACGTTGGCCTTGGCCTATTCCCATCCATTCTGATTTCAATGATTTTTTGTGCCATTTTAGGGGTGGTCATCGAGAAGGTCGCCTACAAACCATTGCGGGGCGCAACAAGGGTAGCGACGCTGATCACAGCCATCGGGGTTTCGTATTTATTGCAAAATGTCATGATTTATCTAATGGGGCCGCAGGTGAAGGCCTTCCCGACAGCGTTGGTAGTCCGGAATTGGACATTCGGCGGCGTGACCATCAACTCGCAGCAGATCCTGATTTTCCTGACAACGGTCATTCTGATGATCGCTTTGCAGGTCATCGTGAAATATACAAAGATGGGGAAAGCGATGCGGGCAGTAAGTACCGATCCTGAAGCAGCACAATTGATGGGGATCAACGTGGATAACGTTATTTCCTTTACGTTCGTACTGGGCTCTTCCTTAGCTGGAGCGGCAGGCGTGTTGGTCGGTATCTACTATAATTCGATATCGCCATTGATGGGTGTGACACCGGGTCTGAAAGCTTTCGTTGCGGCCGTATTCGGAGGCATCGGCATCATCCCTGGGGCCATGGTCGGCGGCTACGTGATCGGCATCATCGAGACTTTGGTCAGCGCATATGGCGGATCGATGTTCAAAGATGCGGTCGTGTACCTGATCCTGATCATCATCCTGATCGTTAAACCTTCCGGAATCTTCGGGAAAAATACAAAAGAGAAAGTGTAG
- a CDS encoding branched-chain amino acid ABC transporter permease: MKQFNKTNLGWLILIALMAVVLFIGVSTNIISPFYQITLVTIMINIILAIGLNLVIGFSGQFSLGHAGFMAIGAYSGAIIGDRMEGLAGFFVGLLVGMIISIIVALIVGIPTLRLKGDYLAIATLGVAEIIRILILNMGELTNGARGISGISFPFESNAGFIMVLFVILIVTTILTVNYIHSSPGRATIAIREDEIAAESMGVNATTYKVIAFMIGAATASIAGSMYGTYFSVITPGDFTFQKSIDVLIIVVFGGIGSVTGTVVAAVVLGVLNTYLQAFGELRMIFYALAIIGIMVFRPGGLLGNREFTMSGLMKRFGKKDSAKKEVQ; the protein is encoded by the coding sequence ATGAAACAATTCAATAAAACAAATCTAGGTTGGCTCATTCTTATCGCTTTGATGGCCGTAGTGTTGTTCATCGGTGTCAGCACAAACATCATTTCTCCGTTCTACCAAATCACTTTAGTGACCATCATGATCAACATCATTCTGGCGATCGGCCTGAATCTGGTTATCGGATTTTCCGGCCAGTTCTCTTTGGGACATGCCGGTTTCATGGCGATTGGTGCTTACAGCGGCGCCATCATCGGAGATAGGATGGAAGGCTTGGCCGGTTTCTTTGTCGGCTTGCTTGTGGGCATGATCATCTCCATCATCGTGGCCTTGATTGTCGGCATACCGACGCTCCGTCTGAAAGGCGACTACTTGGCGATTGCGACCTTGGGGGTAGCGGAAATCATCCGCATCCTGATTTTGAATATGGGTGAATTGACCAACGGTGCGCGCGGAATCAGCGGCATCTCTTTCCCTTTCGAATCGAATGCCGGCTTCATCATGGTCTTGTTCGTGATCCTGATCGTAACGACCATCCTCACCGTCAACTACATCCATAGCAGCCCTGGCCGCGCGACCATCGCGATCCGCGAAGATGAGATTGCAGCCGAGTCGATGGGTGTCAACGCAACGACATACAAAGTCATCGCCTTTATGATCGGTGCGGCGACTGCCAGCATCGCAGGCTCCATGTACGGCACTTATTTCAGCGTAATCACTCCGGGCGATTTCACTTTCCAAAAATCGATCGACGTGCTGATCATCGTCGTGTTCGGCGGTATTGGCAGTGTCACCGGCACAGTCGTTGCAGCTGTTGTCTTGGGTGTCCTGAACACATATCTGCAAGCGTTCGGCGAACTGAGGATGATTTTCTACGCTCTGGCCATCATCGGCATCATGGTCTTCCGTCCAGGCGGATTATTGGGCAACCGTGAATTTACGATGTCCGGTTTGATGAAGCGTTTTGGGAAAAAAGATTCTGCTAAGAAGGAGGTCCAATAA
- a CDS encoding ABC transporter ATP-binding protein, translating into MSLLEVKELTKNFGGLAAVSNVDFAIEENELVGLIGPNGAGKTTFFNLLTGVYVPTEGTIELEIDNKKVLLNGKAPYKITDLGLARTFQNIRLFKELTVIDNVLIAMHSTQGESTFHSLLRTPTYYRKEAEMREKALELLAIFELEKKYDVLAKNLPYGEQRRLEIVRALATNPKILFLDEPAAGMNPQETAELTALIRKIQKDFKITVVLIEHDMSLVMNVCERIYVLEYGRLLAKGTPEEIQKNPAVIKAYLGGD; encoded by the coding sequence ATGAGCCTATTAGAAGTAAAAGAATTGACCAAAAACTTCGGCGGGTTGGCCGCGGTATCCAATGTCGATTTTGCGATCGAAGAAAATGAATTGGTCGGTCTGATCGGTCCCAATGGCGCTGGTAAAACGACCTTCTTCAACTTGCTGACGGGCGTTTACGTTCCGACAGAAGGCACGATCGAATTGGAAATCGACAACAAGAAAGTGCTGTTGAACGGAAAAGCGCCTTACAAAATTACAGACCTCGGCTTAGCGCGTACATTCCAGAACATCCGCCTCTTCAAGGAACTGACGGTCATCGACAATGTACTGATCGCGATGCACAGCACGCAAGGCGAGAGCACTTTCCACAGCTTGTTGCGCACACCGACTTATTACCGTAAGGAAGCCGAAATGCGTGAGAAAGCTTTGGAACTGTTGGCCATTTTCGAATTGGAAAAGAAATATGATGTTTTGGCGAAAAATCTTCCTTACGGTGAGCAACGCCGTCTGGAAATCGTCCGCGCCTTGGCGACGAATCCGAAGATCCTCTTCTTGGACGAGCCTGCAGCCGGTATGAATCCGCAAGAGACTGCCGAATTGACAGCTTTGATCCGTAAAATACAGAAAGATTTCAAAATCACCGTCGTTTTGATCGAGCATGATATGTCCTTGGTCATGAATGTGTGCGAAAGAATCTATGTGTTGGAATACGGCCGTCTGCTTGCCAAAGGAACACCGGAAGAAATCCAAAAAAATCCAGCCGTAATCAAGGCTTATCTAGGAGGCGACTAA
- a CDS encoding ABC transporter ATP-binding protein, giving the protein MIQAIKDISFEVNEGEIVTLIGANGAGKSTILRTISGLVKPSSGEIEYLGKPIHNVATRKIVEQGIAQVPEGRHVFKGLTVQENLDLGSFTRKDKQNLAGDLEAVFERFPILRERKNQDAATLSGGEQQMLAMGRALMTKPKLLLLDEPSMGLAPIFIKEIFHIIQDIQKQGTTILLIEQNANVALKIANRGYVLETGNIVLTGTGEELLASDEVQKAYLGG; this is encoded by the coding sequence ATGATCCAAGCCATCAAAGATATCAGCTTTGAAGTGAATGAAGGCGAAATCGTGACTTTGATCGGAGCCAATGGAGCAGGGAAGTCGACCATTTTACGTACGATTTCCGGCTTGGTGAAGCCGTCTTCAGGCGAAATCGAATATCTGGGGAAACCTATCCATAATGTTGCGACCAGAAAAATCGTTGAGCAAGGGATCGCCCAAGTTCCGGAAGGCCGTCACGTCTTCAAAGGCTTGACGGTTCAAGAAAACCTTGATCTGGGAAGCTTCACCCGCAAAGACAAGCAGAACCTTGCAGGCGATCTGGAAGCGGTATTCGAACGTTTCCCGATTCTGCGGGAGAGAAAGAATCAGGATGCAGCCACTTTGTCCGGCGGGGAACAACAGATGTTGGCGATGGGCCGCGCTTTGATGACGAAGCCGAAGCTGTTGCTTTTGGATGAGCCTTCAATGGGATTAGCGCCTATTTTCATCAAGGAAATCTTCCATATCATCCAGGATATCCAGAAACAAGGCACGACGATCCTCTTGATCGAGCAGAACGCCAACGTTGCACTGAAGATCGCGAATCGCGGGTATGTATTGGAGACGGGAAATATTGTATTGACCGGAACCGGGGAAGAATTATTAGCAAGTGACGAAGTTCAGAAAGCTTACTTAGGAGGCTAA
- a CDS encoding CBS domain-containing protein: MDVQSYMSTDLVTIQPSTKIIEALDLMKEHKLHRLPVVQGETIVGLITEGIIERNTPSSMTSLDMHEVNYLLNKTTVADIMEKRVVTINKEALLEEAAVMMRENGISVLPVVEAGNRLIGIITEKDIFSAFIDVLGYYTPGVRVVVNIHEDKKGVLEDLTDIFSDENINIQQIATYRKMGYVQVVVQLESKDIEGIRARLEEHGYEIGSIIYKPERV; encoded by the coding sequence ATGGATGTACAAAGCTATATGTCAACGGATTTAGTAACGATTCAACCTTCAACAAAGATCATCGAAGCTTTGGACCTGATGAAAGAGCACAAGCTCCACCGTCTGCCGGTCGTACAAGGCGAGACCATCGTAGGATTGATCACAGAGGGCATCATCGAACGCAATACACCTTCCAGCATGACCAGCTTGGATATGCATGAAGTCAACTATCTGTTGAACAAAACAACAGTGGCCGACATCATGGAAAAACGCGTCGTGACGATCAACAAGGAAGCTCTTTTGGAAGAAGCGGCCGTAATGATGCGTGAGAACGGCATCAGCGTGTTGCCGGTAGTCGAGGCAGGCAACCGCCTGATCGGCATCATCACTGAAAAGGATATCTTCTCTGCCTTCATCGATGTGCTGGGCTACTACACACCGGGCGTCCGTGTTGTCGTCAATATCCATGAAGACAAAAAAGGCGTCCTAGAAGACCTGACCGATATCTTCTCCGATGAGAACATCAACATCCAACAGATCGCGACGTACCGTAAAATGGGCTATGTCCAAGTCGTCGTTCAGCTGGAAAGCAAAGACATCGAAGGCATCCGTGCCAGACTCGAAGAACACGGATACGAAATCGGGTCAATCATCTACAAACCAGAAAGAGTGTAG
- a CDS encoding M15 family metallopeptidase, with protein MDTKNKYSNKPERYAPRLRFLVGLLLAMLFFTGCTTDDDEPSNSQQDSATSNHSEESQSSSEETDEAAETNVIVTPAASSADWNLVLVNRENPLAGEIAMEFYLTESGYQIDSRIQEPYLQLLEAGKAAGMDFTMISGYRSIEQQQANYDVNYQNYLASGLPEEEARTKTEEYIALPNASEHTTGLAVDITSTALANQEGNSGLLPDLENYPEGLWLKENAPKFGFVLRYPKAKEAITGINFEPWHFRYVGVENAIYMTENNLTLEEYVAILKQNEALGNSKQ; from the coding sequence ATGGATACGAAAAATAAATACTCCAATAAACCTGAGAGGTACGCACCAAGACTGCGTTTCCTTGTGGGACTCTTGCTGGCGATGCTCTTTTTCACAGGATGCACAACCGATGACGATGAACCGTCAAACAGTCAGCAGGATTCGGCAACAAGCAACCATTCCGAAGAATCGCAATCATCTTCCGAAGAAACAGATGAAGCAGCCGAGACCAATGTGATCGTGACACCTGCCGCTTCATCAGCTGACTGGAATCTGGTTTTGGTGAACCGAGAAAATCCGCTTGCCGGAGAAATCGCAATGGAGTTTTACCTGACCGAGAGCGGCTATCAAATCGACAGCAGGATCCAGGAACCTTATTTGCAACTGCTGGAAGCCGGGAAAGCTGCCGGAATGGATTTCACGATGATTTCAGGTTACCGCTCCATCGAGCAACAGCAAGCCAACTATGACGTCAACTATCAAAATTATCTGGCCTCCGGTTTGCCGGAAGAAGAAGCGCGCACGAAAACAGAAGAATATATCGCCTTGCCCAATGCCAGCGAACACACAACGGGACTTGCGGTGGACATCACATCGACCGCCCTAGCCAACCAAGAAGGCAACTCGGGTTTATTACCGGATCTGGAGAATTATCCTGAGGGGCTGTGGCTGAAAGAAAATGCACCCAAATTCGGTTTCGTCCTGCGTTACCCCAAAGCGAAAGAAGCCATCACCGGCATTAATTTCGAACCTTGGCATTTTCGGTATGTTGGCGTAGAGAACGCCATTTACATGACCGAAAACAATCTGACGTTGGAAGAATACGTAGCGATCCTGAAGCAAAATGAAGCGCTCGGGAACAGCAAACAATAA
- a CDS encoding glycoside hydrolase family 73 protein, with protein MARKRKRTGKQPQSAPAKGVKILFFLLISFMASLSLIGDFSPVVADIPDYGNNQGTGFIDNIAPAAQQMQATYGVHASISIAQAILESDWGESELSAVYNNLYGMKGDNPENTILLTTSEYYNGEWVTIQANFRVYGSWAESVQDHALLFVNGTTWDPDQYAPVLQANTYQEAAQALQDCGYATDPDYAAKLIAVIEQHALYEYDI; from the coding sequence ATGGCACGAAAAAGAAAGCGGACCGGAAAACAACCGCAATCTGCCCCCGCTAAAGGCGTCAAGATATTATTTTTCTTGCTGATCAGCTTTATGGCCAGTCTGTCGTTGATCGGCGATTTTTCTCCGGTCGTGGCGGATATCCCGGATTACGGCAATAATCAGGGGACCGGCTTTATCGACAATATCGCGCCTGCCGCACAGCAGATGCAAGCAACTTACGGTGTCCATGCCAGCATCAGCATCGCTCAAGCAATCCTTGAATCGGATTGGGGGGAGAGTGAGCTGTCCGCAGTCTACAACAACCTGTACGGCATGAAGGGCGATAACCCGGAAAACACTATCCTCTTGACGACCAGCGAATACTACAACGGCGAGTGGGTCACCATTCAAGCGAACTTCAGGGTATACGGCAGCTGGGCAGAATCGGTCCAGGACCATGCGTTGCTGTTCGTCAACGGTACCACTTGGGATCCGGATCAATACGCTCCTGTCCTGCAGGCGAACACTTATCAGGAAGCGGCCCAAGCTCTTCAGGATTGCGGCTATGCGACTGATCCGGATTATGCCGCCAAATTGATAGCGGTCATCGAACAGCATGCACTTTATGAATACGATATTTGA
- a CDS encoding ATP-grasp domain-containing protein: MPNQILPGKTIGIIGGGHVARMIALEAKKMGYQIGILDADAACPAGQIADWQITKKYTDFDALTDFAANSDVLTFESEAVDTMLLTQINPYISIPQDPDSLSITQDRLIEKAFLESLNINVTPYATITALEDMEEAVKSIGFPCVLKPIRVEAATPVQHLLYSEEDFGRASALLKKGTCILEAWIPFEMELAITVAQDANNVFTSFPVTETIYQEQRLVKTITPARVGGNIQKEMEHIGKLAAKAMNLTGILTIETFMTSSGSLYVNRLVVRPHHSCNYSLDGCSISQYEVLVRCICGLPIPEIQLYDTSVTFNIMEEKLDEALILLLTKPDWHFHFYGKKEHRAKRKKVSAL, translated from the coding sequence ATGCCGAATCAAATTTTACCCGGGAAAACAATCGGTATTATTGGCGGAGGACATGTCGCCCGTATGATTGCTTTGGAAGCTAAAAAAATGGGCTACCAAATAGGCATCTTGGACGCCGATGCTGCCTGTCCGGCTGGGCAAATAGCTGATTGGCAGATAACCAAGAAGTATACGGACTTCGATGCGCTGACGGATTTCGCGGCAAATTCTGACGTACTGACTTTTGAATCAGAAGCGGTGGATACGATGTTGCTGACGCAAATCAATCCTTATATCTCCATACCGCAGGATCCGGACAGCCTTTCGATTACCCAAGACCGATTGATCGAAAAAGCGTTTTTGGAATCTTTGAATATAAATGTAACGCCTTACGCGACGATTACTGCCCTCGAAGACATGGAAGAGGCGGTCAAAAGCATCGGATTCCCTTGTGTCCTGAAGCCGATCCGTGTCGAAGCGGCCACGCCGGTGCAGCATCTTTTGTACAGTGAAGAGGACTTTGGAAGGGCATCAGCCTTGCTGAAAAAAGGAACGTGCATTTTGGAGGCATGGATCCCATTTGAGATGGAGTTGGCCATTACAGTCGCGCAGGACGCGAATAATGTGTTCACGTCATTTCCCGTCACGGAAACGATCTACCAGGAGCAAAGACTTGTGAAGACCATCACGCCTGCACGCGTAGGCGGAAATATCCAGAAAGAGATGGAGCATATCGGCAAGCTGGCTGCGAAGGCCATGAATCTGACCGGAATTTTGACGATCGAGACATTCATGACGTCATCGGGTTCCCTCTATGTGAACCGTTTGGTCGTCCGTCCGCACCATTCGTGCAATTATTCGCTGGATGGATGCAGCATTTCTCAATATGAAGTCCTGGTCCGCTGCATCTGTGGGTTGCCCATTCCGGAAATCCAACTGTACGATACGAGCGTGACGTTCAATATCATGGAAGAAAAACTTGATGAAGCGCTGATCCTCTTGCTGACCAAACCGGATTGGCATTTTCATTTTTACGGAAAAAAAGAACACCGCGCGAAACGGAAAAAGGTGTCCGCTCTCTGA
- a CDS encoding GntR family transcriptional regulator — translation MEDRLFNKAYDYIKDKIDSNCWPPGTKITEQLISEALFMSRTPIRTALLLLEEEGLVKSIPYKGYIVAEKKISNEGLLERLELIAGLIMNYLQYLKDNDIALDHQAFDEILEKQVEYLNYRDATGYFKNEYRLFETFIAQSDNQFLKKVILTTARDIHGTYSDNSDLIDEDRYQNEAKLLALYQEVSICIRDKDYDKMGEYLIFFFETLKDSNDILAQ, via the coding sequence ATGGAGGATAGACTATTCAATAAAGCATATGACTACATAAAAGACAAAATCGACAGCAATTGCTGGCCGCCGGGAACCAAAATAACCGAACAACTCATATCGGAAGCTTTGTTCATGAGCCGGACACCGATCCGTACCGCGCTGCTTTTATTGGAGGAAGAAGGACTGGTGAAATCCATCCCCTACAAGGGCTATATCGTGGCCGAAAAGAAGATCTCAAATGAGGGATTGTTGGAACGTCTGGAACTGATTGCGGGCCTTATCATGAACTACCTGCAATATCTGAAGGATAACGACATCGCCTTGGACCACCAGGCTTTTGATGAGATCCTCGAAAAGCAGGTGGAGTACTTGAATTACCGTGATGCGACGGGGTATTTCAAAAACGAATACAGACTATTCGAGACATTCATCGCCCAAAGCGACAACCAATTCCTGAAGAAAGTGATCTTGACGACAGCCCGCGATATCCATGGCACTTATTCCGATAACAGTGACCTGATTGATGAAGATCGCTATCAAAACGAAGCCAAATTACTCGCCCTCTATCAAGAAGTGAGCATCTGCATACGCGATAAGGATTACGACAAGATGGGCGAATACCTGATCTTCTTCTTCGAAACGCTGAAAGACTCAAATGATATACTGGCCCAATAG